The Nocardia sp. NBC_00508 nucleotide sequence GGGCCAGCGCCCGCCAGCGCCCACCCCGCTCCAGCCTGCCCACCGCGGTCAGCAGTCGCTCGATCTGGAAGTGCTCGTTCAGTGCGTAGTACAGCACTGCGACCTCCGCGGGATCACGGTCGGCGATGTCGGCCAGGTCGATCACATCCAGCAGCGGGAAGCGGTGGATCAGCCCGAAGACCTCCTCGGCCAGCTCCCGCGGCGCGCCACGGGAGATCGACCGCCGCGAGCGCTCGGCGAGATCGTCGGTCAGATACCCGGTCAGCCAGGCGGGCACTTGGCCGACCAGGGCACGTACCCCGTCCCGGTACCTGGCGATGTCGGCGCCGATCGCGATCGGCTGCGGCCGGTTGGACAGCAGCCACCGCGACGCCCGGTCGAGCGTGCGCTTGGTCTCCAGCTCCAGTTCGTTGCGCGCCGCCGTGGACATCGGCGTCTGCCGGATCCGCTCCCAGAGGGTGTGCAAATCGAAGATCTCGACCGCCGCCTTGTACGCGCGCACCGCGTCGTCGGTGGTCGCCCCGGCCTCCTCCGCGAGCCGGAAGGCGTGGGTGATGCCGCCGTAGTCGACCATCTCGTTGACCACGACGGTGGCCACGATCTCGCGCCGCAGCGGGTGCCTGCCGATCGCGGCGGCGAACCGCTCGCGCAACGGTGCGGGGAAGTAGGCGGGCAGCACCGACGCGAACGCGGGACCGTCGAGCAGGTCGCCGGCGAGCAGGTCCGCCTTGAGCGAAAGCTTCACGTGCGCCATGAGATTCGCCATCTCGGGCGAGGTGAGCCCAGTGCCTTCGGTGGCGCGGCGGGCCAGCTCGGCTTCCGTCGGCAGCGCCTCGAGTTCGCGGTCCAGGCCGCGGCGCTGTTCGAGGTCGTTGATCAGCCTGCCGTGCACTCCCGACATGCCCGCCGCGTCGGCTCGCGACATCCCCAGCCGGAAGTTCTGCGAGATGTTGTCGCGCAGCACGAGTTCGGAGACCTCGTCGGTCATCGACGCCAGCAGCGGGTTGCGCTCGTCGATGGCGAGCTCGCCGCTGGAGACGACGGCGTCCAGCAGGATCTTGATGTTGACCTCGTGGTCGGAGCAATCCACACCCGCCGAGTTGTCCAGCGCGTCGGTGTTCATCCGTCCACCGTTGCGGCAGAACTCGATCCGGCCCAGCGCGGTCACACCGAGATTGCCACCCTCACCGATTACCTTGACCCGGAGTTCGTCGGCGTTCACCCGGACCGCGTCGTTGGACTTGTCGCCCACCTCGGCGTTGGTCTCGGTGCTCGCCTTGATGTAGGTGCCGATACCGCCGTTCCACAGCAGGTCGACCGGCGCCGAGAAAATGGCCTTGATCATCTCCGGCGGCGACAAGGTGGTCACCTGTGCGGGCAGGTCGAGCGCCGCGCGGACCTCCGGCGTCACCGGGATCGCCTTCGCGGAGCGGTCGTAGACGCCGCCGCCCGAGCTGATCAGCGAGGTGTCGTAGTCGGCCCACGACGACCGTGGCAGGGTGAACATCCGCTGACGCTCCTGGAACGAGCGAGCCGCGTCGGGAATCGGGTCGAGGAAGATGTGCCGGTGGTCGAACGCAGCAACCAAACGGATGTGCTCCGACAGCAACATACCGTTACCGAACACATCACCACTCATATCACCGACACCGACAACAGTGAAATCCTGCGCCTGCGTATCGATCTCCATCTCACGGAAATGCCGCTTCACACTCTCCCACGCACCCTTGGCCGTAATACCCATCGCCTTGTGGTCATAACCCGCAGACCCACCCGAAGCGAACGCATCACCCAACCAGAACCCATAACTCTGCGCCACATCATTCGCGATATCCGAAAACGTCGCCGTCCCCTTATCCGCGGCCACCACCAGATACGTGTCATCACCATCCCGACGCACCACCCGCGCAGGCGGCAACACCTCACCACTCACACGATCCACATTGTCGGTGACATCCAGCAAACCCGAAATGAACGTCCGATAGCACGCCACACCCTCAGCACCCAACGCCTGCCGATCCGCCACCGGATCACCCGTGGCCGCAGGCGGCTGCTTCACCACGAACCCGCCCTTCGCGCCCACCGGCACGATCACCGCGTTCTTCACCGCCTGCGCCTTCACCAAACCCAAGATCTCGGTACGGAAATCCTCCAACCGATCCGACCACCGCAAACCACCACGGGCGACCGAGCCGAAGCGCAAATGCACGCCCTCCACCCGCGGGGAGTACACGAAGATCTCGAACTGCGGCCGCGGCTTGGGCAGTTCGGCGATCGCGTGCGGGTTCAGCTTGACCGACAGGTAGTCCAGCGGATTGCCCGCCTCGTCGCGCCGGTAGTGGTTGGTCCGCAGCGTCGCCTCGATCAAGCCGAACAGGGCACGCAGAATACGGTCGGTGTCCAGGCTGACCACGGCGTCGATCTCGGTCTGCACCCGCTCGGCGATCTCGGCGGCCAGCTCTGCGGTCTGGGCGCCGACGCCGTCCGGATCGAAGTACGCGGCGAACAGTTCGGTGCACGAGCGTGCGGTGGCCGGGTGGGTGAGCAGCACGCGGGTGATGTTGCCGAAGGTGTAGGCGAATCCGGCTTGCTGCAAGTACTTCGCGTAGGCACGCAGCAGCGCCACCTGACGCCAGTGCAGGCCGGCCCGCAACACCAGTTCGTTGAGACCGTCGACCTCGGCACGGCCGAACCACATCGCGGTCACGGCGTCCGGGAAACGCCGTCGCACACTGGTTTCCGGCAGCGACGCGACATCGACCGACTGCCCCAGCTGCGCGGCCGGCTCACTGTCGAGCGCCTCCCGCAGCGGCGCGGCGGTAACGCGCAGCCCGAAGTCGTAGATCCAGCGGTCCGGCCGGTCCGGTACCGCGATGCGGTAGGGCCGCTCGTCGACGACTTCCACGCCGAGACTGTGCAGCACCGGCAGCACCCGGCTCAGCGAGACGCCCTCGCCCGCCACATACAGCGTGAATCGCCAATCCGCAGAGTTGGATTCGCCCTGGCGGTAGAGATTGGTGTCGATGTCGCCCTCGGCCAGCCGCTCGAGCCGCCGCAGATCCGTGAGCGCGTGCGCGGGCTCGTGCTCCTGCTGGTAGCTCGCCGGGAAGGCGGCCGCGTACTCGCCGACCAGCGCCTGCGATACGTCGGACACCGCCGCCGCCTCCGCGACCAGGCGGTCGCTCCAGGTCCACGTCGTGGCCAGCAGCAGCTCCTGGATCCGCTCGCTGTTGTCCTCGGAGATGTCGGCGGGTTCGGCGCCCGGCTTGCGGTGCACCGTGAAATAGACCACGGCCAGCTCGGATTCGGTGGCGCGCGCCGAATAGGCGATCTGCTGGGCATCGAACTGCTCGCGCAGGATGTCGCCCATGCGCAGACGAACCTCGGTGGAGAAGCGGTCCCGCGGCATGTACACCAGGCAGTAAATGGTGTCGCTGCGCGCATCGCGCCGCAGGAACAACCGCACCTGGCGGCGCAGCCCCAGATTCATGACGGCGGAGACGGTTTCGAACAGCCTGCGCGCGTCGGTGGAGAACAGCTCCACCCGCGGGAACGACTGCATCATCTCCAGCATCGCCTGCCCGGAGAACGAGTTGAGGTCGAAGCCGGCCCATTCCACGACCTGCAGCACGCGCCGCGAGATGACCGGGATGTCGAGGATGTTCTCATGCAGGCCCGCGACGGTGAAGGTGCCGACGAAGACGTGCTCGCCCTTGACCATGGCGACCGTGTCACCCCATGCCGCGCGACCGCTCGGGTCGGTTGAGCCGTAGTCGGCGACGCTGATGAAGTACAGATCCCGTGACCCCGGCAGCAGCGACTCCACGGAGCCGTTGGCCATGCGCAGGACCGTGCGTTTCGCGCCGACCACCGGCACGCTGATATCCGCGGCGGCGCCGCCTGCGAGCACGCCCAGTCCGGTGCCGGGCAGCTGCCACGGCTCGAAATCGGCGTTCGCGCTCGGCGCGGAACGGCGGAAATGGTAGTAACCGTAACCGAGCGGGGTGAAGTGCCCGTCGGACAACCAGCGCAGCAGATTCGCGGTCTGCGGGATCTCGGCGTCACCGGCCCACTGGGCGGCCTGGTCGAGCTGGCCGGCAACGTTGTTGAGCACCTCGATCATGGTCGGCGTGTCGTCGGCGACTTGGCGCAGGTCGGCGAGCAGGGGCGGCAGCGAGTCCTCGATCCGGTCCACCAGTTCGTCGGACAGGCCCGCGCCCAGCTGCACGTGGATCCACGACTCACGCAATACCTGACCGTCGTTCGCATCGGCTGGTTCGGCCTCGCCGTCGCGGGGAGCGATGGACAGCACCCTGCCCTCGGCGTCCCGCGACACGTCGAACACCGGGTGCACGACCTCGGTGATCGTCGCACCGAGCCGGCGCAGCGCCGCGGTGACCGAGTCGACCAGCAGCGGCATGTCGTCGTTGACGATCTGGATCGCCGCGCCGAGCCCCGCACTGTCGTCCGGCCGGTAGACCCGCGTGGTCGCCGCACCCGGCGCACGGGTGGCCGCCAGTCCGAGATGCTGACGGAAGATCCGCTCGGCCCGATCCGTGATCGCCGACGTCGACGAGCCCGGCTGGATCCACCGGAAATACGCCGCCTCTAGATCGGTCGGATCATCGTGGAACCGCTTCGGTGAAATCGTCTGCTGGGTGGTTGCCACCATCGATCCGTTGCCTTCCCGAGAACTGCGCCCGTACGTGTTTCGTACTGCAAATAACGTACCGCTGGTTAACGGCACAATCAACAGTGTAACAATAAATCTCCGCGCCTGATATGGGTTACGGCGTCCGGATCAGGGAGTTCTCCCGGCCGAACGGATGCGGGTGGTGCTGCGTCAGCGGACCAGTCCCGCCCGCGAGACGAAGGTCTTGGCGGCAACCTGACCGGCGAATGTCGCCGTCTCCACCCGCAGACCCACCCGGGTGTCCGCGTACCAAACGGTTGCCGAGGGACCGATCGCCGCGTAGACGGGACCGTCGACGAGGGCGGCGCCGCGAGCGCTGCGCCAGCGGGAAATGGTGTCGGCCAACTGATTCGGTTGCATCAACTCGGCATAGAAGGTCAGGTCTCGGCCGCCGGCGATGCCGCCGAAGAGCATCGGATGGCCGGCGGCGATGACGCACTTCTCCCCTCGCCCACTGTCATCCAGCGGCTGACACACCGCCGCCGACCGCAGCTGATCCGGCATGGCCTGCGCCGGTGTGTCCGTCCGCGGCATCGACGGCAGCGGCATCGAACAGGACCGGGCACCGAGGACGGCGGCAACGATCATGACCAGGATTCCGATACCGACGGCACGCCACTGCCAGAGCGGATACGACCTGCCGACAATCTTCTTGGTCTCGGCGACCGCCTTTTCCGCCTCGGCGCCGACCTTCTCGGCAACCCCGGCCAGCTGGTGAGGCAGCTTGCCCTCGGCGACGGACTTGACCTCATTCACGGCCGCGCGCAGCGGCGCACCGCAGTGCGTGCACCGGGAATCCGCGCCGGTGTTGCGATTCCCGCAGTACTGGCAGACCAGCTCGGGCAGCGTGGACACCTCAGCGCCCCGTGATGACGATCGAGGAGATCGCGGTGGTATTGACCGACGGATCGCCCTTGGATTCCAACACGGTCAGCACGATCTTCGATGCGCTCACCGGGGGCTCGATCTTGGTCACCACCAAGGTGCGCTGATCGAGGGTCGGCTGCGTGTAGACGGTCTTGTCGCCGTCGAAGATGTACGAAACCCGGCTCGCGGTGCGGTATTTCGCCCACTGATCGGTGCCTTCCGCGCTGATGTGATCCCAGCCGGGCACGATGCCGATCGAGTCGATCTGATAGGTCTTGCCCAGGTCGATGGTGATGACCTGCCCGTCGACCTTGTAGGCGCGCACGCACGACCACGCCTTGCCCGATTGCCCGGAAAAGGCGTCCATCGCCGGCGTACCGCCCGGACCGCACTTCGACTCCGCGGATTTCACCTGGATGATCGAGCCCGCCGCCGGAGCGGCCGACGTCGCAGGCGCCGCCGAGGTCGGCGGCGGGGTGACGACCAGCAGCTGGTTCTGCGCCGTGTTCTTCGAGTCGCCACCACCGGTGGTGACCAAAAGCAGCACCAGCAGCACCGCGACCACCGCGCCGACGATCAGAGCCACCTTCGGTTTGCGCAGTTGGACGAGCGCGTCCTTGGCTACCTGCTGAGCCGGCGCGAGCCGGTTGGACTGCTGGGTGACCGCGGGGCGTTCCGGCTCCGGCTCCGGAGCGGCCTGCGCGTTCGACCTCGCCGCCGCCGTGGAGTAGTCGCCCGAGAAATCCATCGCGGGCGTCGTGTCCTGGCCCTGCCCGTTCAGCAGCGCGAGGATTCGCTCGCTGGCCCTCGGGCCGTCGCCGCTGCGGCGCCGTGGCGCGGCAGGTTCCGAGTCCGGATCGAGGTCGGGGAACCCGAGCGACGCAGTGTCGAACTCCGGGCTGTCGCTGGGCGGCGCGGCGGACGACCCGAACGACGGATCGGAAAGCAACGCCTCCAGGACCGCACCTCGATGACGGAGAAAGACGTCTCCCGCGT carries:
- a CDS encoding NAD-glutamate dehydrogenase, which produces MVATTQQTISPKRFHDDPTDLEAAYFRWIQPGSSTSAITDRAERIFRQHLGLAATRAPGAATTRVYRPDDSAGLGAAIQIVNDDMPLLVDSVTAALRRLGATITEVVHPVFDVSRDAEGRVLSIAPRDGEAEPADANDGQVLRESWIHVQLGAGLSDELVDRIEDSLPPLLADLRQVADDTPTMIEVLNNVAGQLDQAAQWAGDAEIPQTANLLRWLSDGHFTPLGYGYYHFRRSAPSANADFEPWQLPGTGLGVLAGGAAADISVPVVGAKRTVLRMANGSVESLLPGSRDLYFISVADYGSTDPSGRAAWGDTVAMVKGEHVFVGTFTVAGLHENILDIPVISRRVLQVVEWAGFDLNSFSGQAMLEMMQSFPRVELFSTDARRLFETVSAVMNLGLRRQVRLFLRRDARSDTIYCLVYMPRDRFSTEVRLRMGDILREQFDAQQIAYSARATESELAVVYFTVHRKPGAEPADISEDNSERIQELLLATTWTWSDRLVAEAAAVSDVSQALVGEYAAAFPASYQQEHEPAHALTDLRRLERLAEGDIDTNLYRQGESNSADWRFTLYVAGEGVSLSRVLPVLHSLGVEVVDERPYRIAVPDRPDRWIYDFGLRVTAAPLREALDSEPAAQLGQSVDVASLPETSVRRRFPDAVTAMWFGRAEVDGLNELVLRAGLHWRQVALLRAYAKYLQQAGFAYTFGNITRVLLTHPATARSCTELFAAYFDPDGVGAQTAELAAEIAERVQTEIDAVVSLDTDRILRALFGLIEATLRTNHYRRDEAGNPLDYLSVKLNPHAIAELPKPRPQFEIFVYSPRVEGVHLRFGSVARGGLRWSDRLEDFRTEILGLVKAQAVKNAVIVPVGAKGGFVVKQPPAATGDPVADRQALGAEGVACYRTFISGLLDVTDNVDRVSGEVLPPARVVRRDGDDTYLVVAADKGTATFSDIANDVAQSYGFWLGDAFASGGSAGYDHKAMGITAKGAWESVKRHFREMEIDTQAQDFTVVGVGDMSGDVFGNGMLLSEHIRLVAAFDHRHIFLDPIPDAARSFQERQRMFTLPRSSWADYDTSLISSGGGVYDRSAKAIPVTPEVRAALDLPAQVTTLSPPEMIKAIFSAPVDLLWNGGIGTYIKASTETNAEVGDKSNDAVRVNADELRVKVIGEGGNLGVTALGRIEFCRNGGRMNTDALDNSAGVDCSDHEVNIKILLDAVVSSGELAIDERNPLLASMTDEVSELVLRDNISQNFRLGMSRADAAGMSGVHGRLINDLEQRRGLDRELEALPTEAELARRATEGTGLTSPEMANLMAHVKLSLKADLLAGDLLDGPAFASVLPAYFPAPLRERFAAAIGRHPLRREIVATVVVNEMVDYGGITHAFRLAEEAGATTDDAVRAYKAAVEIFDLHTLWERIRQTPMSTAARNELELETKRTLDRASRWLLSNRPQPIAIGADIARYRDGVRALVGQVPAWLTGYLTDDLAERSRRSISRGAPRELAEEVFGLIHRFPLLDVIDLADIADRDPAEVAVLYYALNEHFQIERLLTAVGRLERGGRWRALARLAVREDLYDSLRSLTLDVLTATEPQDSTAEKIAYWESTNRSRLARAGASLTQIFAAETHDLAALSVAARQVRGMVSGGESTAVAPTVAG
- a CDS encoding discoidin domain-containing protein; this encodes MPDEDAGDVFLRHRGAVLEALLSDPSFGSSAAPPSDSPEFDTASLGFPDLDPDSEPAAPRRRSGDGPRASERILALLNGQGQDTTPAMDFSGDYSTAAARSNAQAAPEPEPERPAVTQQSNRLAPAQQVAKDALVQLRKPKVALIVGAVVAVLLVLLLVTTGGGDSKNTAQNQLLVVTPPPTSAAPATSAAPAAGSIIQVKSAESKCGPGGTPAMDAFSGQSGKAWSCVRAYKVDGQVITIDLGKTYQIDSIGIVPGWDHISAEGTDQWAKYRTASRVSYIFDGDKTVYTQPTLDQRTLVVTKIEPPVSASKIVLTVLESKGDPSVNTTAISSIVITGR